The genomic region CACCGGCACGCTTTGGCCAACGCGTGCGCCCGAGCCGATGATCCGCTCGCCGCGGGTGTGGCTGGCCGCCCCGATCACCGAGACCACCGGCCCCAGCAGGGTGACCAGGGCCGAGACGTAGTACGGTCCCATGTCCAGGAGCGGGCCGCCGCCGGGCTGGTAGTAGAAGTCCGGGTTCGGGTGCCAGCGCTCGTGACCGGGTGTGACCATGGTGGCGGTCGCGGAGATGGGCTTGCCGATCAGGCCATCGTCAATAGCCTTCCGGGCGGTCTGGATCCCGGTGCCGAGCACGGTGTCCGGGGCGCAGCCGACCGCGACGCCTGCTGCCCGGGCTGCGTCCAGGACCTGGCGGGCCTCCGCCGTCGTCGCCGCGAGGGGCTTCTCGCCGTAGACGGATTTGCCGGCCGCAATGGCGCGCAGCGCGACCTCGGCGTGGGCTGCCGGGATGGTCAGGTTCAGGACGAGGTCGACGTCGTCCGCGGCCAGGAGCGCGTCGACGGTGAGCGCCCGGACGCCAGGGTACGAGTCGGCCACTGCCTGCGCCCGGGCGGGGTCCAGGTCCGCGACGGCGACAAGGTTGATGTCCTCCAGACGGCGGAAGTTCGCCAGGTACTGGGCGATGATGGCTCCGCAGCCGATGATGCCCACGTTTGTTGGCCGGTCTGTTGTTGACTGGTCTGTTGTTGACTGGTCTGTTGTTGACTGGTCTGTGTCTAACGGCTTGCCCACAGCAGGCCCCTTTCGATGATGGTGCGGACGTTGCTGTCCTGGAGGATTTCGACCCGGTGCCCGGGGGTGCAAACGAAGATCTTGCCCTTTCCCCATTGCCGGGTCCAGATGGCGGGCGAGGTGACTTCCCGGTGCCAGGGGTCCCATTCCCGGACTTTCTGGGTGGTGGTGGCCAGGACGTCGATGTAATCGTCCGCAAGGACCCAGTATTGTTCCGTGACGAGATCAAAGTCGCCGAGGCCTGCGGTGATCGGATGATCCGCGGCCGCGGGGAGCATGTTGACGGTGTACGGGACGTAGTTGTCCGGCTGCCCGCCCGTCCGCTCATCCGGGTGCTTGCCCGGGTGGCAGGCAAACTGGCCGCCGATCAGGTGCAGGTAGTCCGAGGTGTCGCGGTAGGAATCCGCGATGCCGCCGTGCCAGCCGGCGAGCCCGGTGCCGTTCTCCACGGCGGCCCGGAGGCCCTCGAACTCGTCTTTTTCGATGGTGGACATGGTCATGCACTGCAGAATCAGGTCCACGCCGGCCAGGTAGTCGGCGTCGGCGTAGATCTTGGGCGACTCCTCCACCCGGACGTCGTAGCCGTTGGCTTTCAGGTAGGGGATGAATTCCTCGGTGGCTTCAACGGGCTGGTGCCCGTCCCAGCCGCCGCGCACCACGAGGGCGGTCTTGGTATCGGTCGTCATGGGGTTCCTCTGTACTTCGTTGGTTTGTTCCGGGCCGGCTCGGCGGACGGCGGGGAGGGCGGTGGGTTCTGTCAGGTGGCCCGGTCAGACGTTGTGCCAGTGGCTGTCGGCGCGGGCGCTGGCTTCGACGGCGGCGAGGACTCGTTGGACCTGGAGGGCATCGGCGAAGGACGGCGAGGGCTGCCTGCCGGCGCCGATGGCGGTCACCAGGTCCACCACTTGATGCGTGAATCCGTGTTCGTACCCGAGGCCATGGCCGGTGGGCCACCAGTTGCCGGTGTACGGGTGGGAAGGTTCCGTGACCATGATCCTGCGGAAGCCTGCGTCCGGCTCTTGGCCGGAGTCGTACACCTGCAGGGAGTTCATGTCGTCGAAGTCAAAGGCCAGGGATCCCAAAGTGCCGTTGAGTTCCAGCCGCATGGCGTTCTTGCGGCCCAGGGCGAAGCGGGTGGCTTCAAAGATGCCGATCGGGCCGGAGGAGGCACCGTTGCCGGCGGCAGCGCCGCCGTCGGGCGTTCCCTCAAAACGGGCGGTGAACAGTGCGGCGTCGTCCACGGTGACCGCACCGCGGGGACCATCAGAACCGCCGCGCCCGCCCAGGCCCACGAAGTCTCCGCCCAGGGGACGCTCCTTGACGAAGGTTTCCAGCAGCGCCGAGACCCCGGTGATGTTGCGTCCGGTGATCCACTGCGCAGCGTCGATGCTGTGCGCTCCAATGTCCCCCAGGGAACCGGACCCGGACTTGGCCTTCTCCAGCCGCCAGGTGAGCGGCGCATCCGCGTCGCTCAGCCAGTCCTGCAGGTACTGCGCCCGGACGTGCCGGATCTCGCCCAGCCGCCCGTCATCCACCATCCTCTTGGCCAAGGCCAACGCCGGGGTGCGCCGGTAGCTGAAGCCGCACATGGAGAACACACCCCGGGCGGCCGCAGCCTGGGCAGCCGCGGTCATCTGCTCCGCTTCGGCCACGGAATTTGCGAGCGGTTTCTCGCAGAGGACGTGCTTGCCGGCCTCGAGCGCGGCGATGGCGATCTCGGCATGCGTGTTGCCGGGGGTGCAGATGTCGATCAGGTCGATATCGTCCCGCTCGATCAGGCGGCGCCAGTCCGTTTCCACGGCATCCCAGCCGTACTTGGCCGCCGCGGCCCGCACGCCCTCCTCGTTCCGGCCGGCAACGGCCGCCAGTTCCGGGGCGAGCGGGAGGTCGAAGAACCGCGGCGCGGTCCGCCAGGCGTGGGAGTGCGCGGCGCCCATGAAGGCGTAGCCCACCATCCCCACCCGCAGGGGTTTAGGTTCAGTCACAACAAGTCCTCTCTATTTGCTGAAGCCGGCGGTGAGGCCGCTGAGCAGCTGACGCCGGGCGATCACATAGACCACCAGCAGCGGCAGCGTGGCGAGCACGACGGCGGCCAGCACCGCCGGGATGTTGACGCTGAATTCGCCCTGGAACGTCCACAGTGACAGCGGCAGCACCCGGGTCTCCGGGCTCTGCGTCAGTATCAGCGGGAACAGGAAGCCGTTCCACACTCCGAGCGCGTTGTAGATGCCGACGGTCACCACGGCAGGTCGGGTCATCGGCAGCGCCAGGCGCCACATCATGGCCCAGTCGGAGCAGCCGTCCAGCCGCATTGATTCGAAGAGCTCGTTGGGCACGTCCCGCATGAAGTTGGACAGGATCAGCACGGAGATCGGGATCGCGAAGGCGATGGAAGGCAGGATCAGGGCCAGGAGGGTGTCGTACATGTGGGCCCGCGTGATCATCCAGTAGATGGGAATGATCGTGGCGTGCAACGGGATCGCGAGGCCCAGCAGGAACAGGTTGTTGGTCCAGTTCAGGAACCTGCTCTTGCCGCGGACGATCGCGTAAGCGGCCATGAAGGACACCAGGAGTGCCGGGATCACGCTGCCTACGGTGACGATGAGGCTGTTGGCAAAGTACTTGGCGAAGTCATTCTCCAGGACCAGCTTGTAGTTCTCCAGAGTGGGCTCGGCGGGCGGCATCATCGGGTTGGAGGTGAAGAAGCCTGCCTGGTTCTTCAGGCTCGTCACCACCACGTAGTAGACGGGGACGATGATGATGGCCAGCCAGAGCCAGCCGCCGAGGCCGCCGAGGAAGTTGGGGCGCGTCCGTCCGGGTCCCTTGGTCCGCGGACGGGGGCTGGCTGCGGGGCGGGCGGGCGCCGAGGGCGGGACGGGGAGCTGGGTCAGGGAAGCCATCAGGCACCTTCCAATTGGCTTGCGTTGCGGTTCTTTCCGCCCAGCCTCTGCAGCAGCAGGGCGAGGGCCAGCCCGATCACCACGAGGATGACGCCGAGGGCGCTCGCGGCGCCCATGTCGTTGGCTTTGAACCCGGTGAGGTACATGTGCAGCGGGAGCAGCCGGGTGGCGTAGCCGGGACCGCCGCCGGTCAGGACGAAGACGAGGTCAAAGTACGCCAGCGATCCGACCACCATGAGCGTGGAGGAGGTGATGATGGTGTACTTCAGCTGGGGCAGGGTGATGTTGAAGAACTGCTGTACCCGTCCGGCACCGTCGATTTGCGCGGCCTCGTAGAGCGACGCCGGGATCTGGCGCACGCCGCCCTGGTAGATGAGCGTGTGGAAGGGGACAAACTGCCAGGCGATCACGAAGACCACGACGAACAGCACGAGGTCCGAATCGCCCAGCCAGTCCTGGGCCAGGAACGGCAGGCCAAGCCCTGCGCCCAGGCCGAAGTTGGGGTCCAGGAGGGCTTTGAACGCGATGGCGACGGCGGCCGAGGACAGCAGCAGCGGCACGAAGTAGAGGACGGCCAGGGCCGCGCGGTACTTCTGGCCTGCGGCGGTGAAGACACCCAAGAGCAGACTGATCGGGGCCTGGACGATGAACGAGAAGAACATGATCTTCGCGGTCACCAGCAGGGCGTTCCCGGTGACGGGGTCCGTCAGGACGGTGGTCCAGCTGGACAAGCCGTCCAGTTTGATCTCGCCGAGGCCGTCCCACGAGGTGAAGCTGAGGAACAAGACGCCGATCAGCGGGATGATGGCGAACAGCAGGAAGAAGGCAAGGGCTGGGGCGGCCAGCCACCCCGACGGGCCCGGTTGAAGGGGCCGCCGGGAGGAACCGGA from Arthrobacter sp. NicSoilB8 harbors:
- a CDS encoding Gfo/Idh/MocA family oxidoreductase, encoding MGIIGCGAIIAQYLANFRRLEDINLVAVADLDPARAQAVADSYPGVRALTVDALLAADDVDLVLNLTIPAAHAEVALRAIAAGKSVYGEKPLAATTAEARQVLDAARAAGVAVGCAPDTVLGTGIQTARKAIDDGLIGKPISATATMVTPGHERWHPNPDFYYQPGGGPLLDMGPYYVSALVTLLGPVVSVIGAASHTRGERIIGSGARVGQSVPVAIDTHVTGVLVHASGALSTLVMSFDAVKTKSANIEIHGEHGSLAVPDPNHFDGDVQVFALGADDWETLPVSAGYEDSGRGFGIADLVRTPAGQEPRAGGALAFHALDVMESVLDSAHTGAPVRIGSTVARPAPVELTAIAEPAVAVTA
- a CDS encoding ThuA domain-containing protein, whose translation is MTTDTKTALVVRGGWDGHQPVEATEEFIPYLKANGYDVRVEESPKIYADADYLAGVDLILQCMTMSTIEKDEFEGLRAAVENGTGLAGWHGGIADSYRDTSDYLHLIGGQFACHPGKHPDERTGGQPDNYVPYTVNMLPAAADHPITAGLGDFDLVTEQYWVLADDYIDVLATTTQKVREWDPWHREVTSPAIWTRQWGKGKIFVCTPGHRVEILQDSNVRTIIERGLLWASR
- a CDS encoding Gfo/Idh/MocA family oxidoreductase; protein product: MTEPKPLRVGMVGYAFMGAAHSHAWRTAPRFFDLPLAPELAAVAGRNEEGVRAAAAKYGWDAVETDWRRLIERDDIDLIDICTPGNTHAEIAIAALEAGKHVLCEKPLANSVAEAEQMTAAAQAAAARGVFSMCGFSYRRTPALALAKRMVDDGRLGEIRHVRAQYLQDWLSDADAPLTWRLEKAKSGSGSLGDIGAHSIDAAQWITGRNITGVSALLETFVKERPLGGDFVGLGGRGGSDGPRGAVTVDDAALFTARFEGTPDGGAAAGNGASSGPIGIFEATRFALGRKNAMRLELNGTLGSLAFDFDDMNSLQVYDSGQEPDAGFRRIMVTEPSHPYTGNWWPTGHGLGYEHGFTHQVVDLVTAIGAGRQPSPSFADALQVQRVLAAVEASARADSHWHNV
- a CDS encoding carbohydrate ABC transporter permease, whose amino-acid sequence is MASLTQLPVPPSAPARPAASPRPRTKGPGRTRPNFLGGLGGWLWLAIIIVPVYYVVVTSLKNQAGFFTSNPMMPPAEPTLENYKLVLENDFAKYFANSLIVTVGSVIPALLVSFMAAYAIVRGKSRFLNWTNNLFLLGLAIPLHATIIPIYWMITRAHMYDTLLALILPSIAFAIPISVLILSNFMRDVPNELFESMRLDGCSDWAMMWRLALPMTRPAVVTVGIYNALGVWNGFLFPLILTQSPETRVLPLSLWTFQGEFSVNIPAVLAAVVLATLPLLVVYVIARRQLLSGLTAGFSK
- a CDS encoding sugar ABC transporter permease gives rise to the protein MSTTSGSSRRPLQPGPSGWLAAPALAFFLLFAIIPLIGVLFLSFTSWDGLGEIKLDGLSSWTTVLTDPVTGNALLVTAKIMFFSFIVQAPISLLLGVFTAAGQKYRAALAVLYFVPLLLSSAAVAIAFKALLDPNFGLGAGLGLPFLAQDWLGDSDLVLFVVVFVIAWQFVPFHTLIYQGGVRQIPASLYEAAQIDGAGRVQQFFNITLPQLKYTIITSSTLMVVGSLAYFDLVFVLTGGGPGYATRLLPLHMYLTGFKANDMGAASALGVILVVIGLALALLLQRLGGKNRNASQLEGA